A window of Rhinatrema bivittatum chromosome 2, aRhiBiv1.1, whole genome shotgun sequence contains these coding sequences:
- the LOC115086093 gene encoding gastrula zinc finger protein XlCGF8.2DB-like, whose translation MEKMSAEVPRLATIVCYLGTLTEKVTAAVVAALDTKLSDISQLAALHNSLAELHSRLDVVEGRIATLEDDSNSATRHLSNLKKQLKVHTEKLEELENIFCRFKTKGELKVHQRNHTGNKPFTCSECGQSFSQKISLIRHQRIHTGVKPFPCSECNKGFKTKGELKVHQRNHTGNKPFTCSECGQSFSQKISLICHQRIHTGVKPFPCSECDKSFKRKGELKVHQRNHTGDKPFTYSECGKSFSRIEKPFTCSECGKRFRQKGPFKYHQRMHTGDKPFTCSDECGKHFSELASFKCHERIHIGVRPFTCNECGKSLNQKTYLIWHQ comes from the exons ATGGAGAAAATGTCTGCAGAGGTTCCAAGACTTGCCACTATCGTCTGCTACCTTGGAACACTAACAGAGAAGGTCACCGCTGCTGTGGTAGCTGCGTTGGATACTAAACTATCTGACATCTCACAACTTGCAGCCCTCCACAATTCTTTAGCTGAATTGCATTCACGTTTGGATGTGGTGGAGGGGAGGATAGCTACTTTGGAGGATGATTCAAATTCTGCCACAAGGCACCTTTCAAACCTCAAAAAACAGCTAAAAGTCCACACAGAGAAACTGGAAGAGCTGGAGAACATATTTTGTC GCTTTAAGACAAAAGGTGAACTAAAAGTTCATCAGAGAAACCACACAGGAAataagccatttacatgtagtgagtgcgGTCAAAGTTTCAGTCAGAAAATATCTCTCATtcgccaccagagaatccacactggagtcaAACCATTTCCTTGCTCTGAGTGTAATAAAGGCTTTAAGACAAAAGGTGAACTAAAAGTTCATCAGAGAAACCACACAGGAAataagccatttacatgtagtgagtgcgGTCAAAGTTTCAGTCAGAAAATATCTCTCATttgccaccagagaatccacactggtgtCAAACCATTTCCATgctctgagtgtgataaaagttttaaaagaaaaggtGAACTCAAAGTTCATCAGAGAAACCACACAGGAGATAAGCCATTTACAtatagtgagtgtggtaaaagtttcagtcgGATAG agaaaccatttacatgtagtgagtgtggtaaacgTTTCAGACAGAAAGGGCCCTTCAAATACCACCAGAGAATGCACACAGGAgataaaccatttacatgtagtga TGAATGTGGTAAACATTTCAGCGAGTTAGCATCCTTCAAATGCCACGAGAGAATCCATATTGGAGTCAGaccatttacatgtaatgagtgtggtaaaagtttaAATCAGAAGACCTATCTCATATGGCATCAGTGA